The DNA segment CTGGTAGTGACCTTGAAGTCTTTAGTGAAAATTTCATTTTTGTAAAGTTCCATGGTGATTTGTTTTCCATCGAAGGGAAAAGATACTTCCAGGAATTCCGGTTTGTCGTGAACAAGCTTTTTAAGTTGTCTGCTATCTACATTCAGAACAGAAATATCTGTAGCTGCCCTTTTATATTCAGTAAGTTTTTCCGAATTGTTATTTAAGGTAAAAAGATCATATTTTTCAAAAGTTTTCTTTTGAAACCGGTATTCTGAAATTTTCGCTGCAACGGGGCGAAGACTCTGAGAAAAACCCAATACCGCACATTGTAAAATACAGATCGTGAGTAGCTTTTTTATCATTATTTTTAATAGATTTAACAATTTGCAAATAAACGAAAAAAAACACAAAATTAATGTTAATATGATATGTATTATATAATAATCCCTTAATTAACACAAATTTCCATGCATAAAAAAAGACGCTTACAACAGCGTCTTTTTTATTTATTTGTCTTAATCGTTTTTAGGAGTACTGAGTTTCAAAAACCTTATAAGAATTAATCCTACAAAGAAGAAGATTGCCATTGAAAATGCTGCAAACCTCATCCCGGAGGCAGATGGAAGCATAACATCAATTTTAGCAAAGATAGACCGTAGAGCATCGTACTTATCAATAAATAATGCAAAAACAAAAGTTCCTACAATAATGGCAATTTTTTCCAGTACATCATAAAAGCTGAAAAATGTAGTATTTTCCATTGAATTTTCCGGCAAAAGCTTGGAATAAGTGGATCTTGACATTGCCTGAAGACCTCCCATTACAAGCCCGACAACCGCTGCAACACCATAGAACTGGTATTCAACCGTAGGATTTTCCTTATTAAGGAAGTATGCCCAGATACAGGCCACAATCCACAATACTACGGCGATGGATATTACATTTTTATTTCCGATTTTTCTTGATAATCTTGAGAATATAACTGCACCTATGATGGCTTCAATCTGGATAATAAGAAGGGTTCCTATAAGCTTATCCTGAGGAAGATTTATTTCACTTTTCCCGAACAGGGTCGCCATCAGGAAAATAGTCTGCATCCCTACACTGTAGAAAAAGAAACTGGAGAGGAAAAATTTAAGATTTCTGTGTTTAAACAGCTCCTTTCCTACTTTAAATAATTCATTGAAACTTTCTTTGGCAATATCTTTATAGAAGCACAGGTTATCTTTCAATACTTCAAAAAAACCGCCCTGTTCTTCGTGTTTTTTAAAAATGTTTTTATAATTTAATAATACAAGATCTTTCGGAAGCTTTTCTTTAACATCACCGAACTGAGGCAGATGCTTAAAGGTATATTGTGAAAAACCAAACCACCAGGCGCCTGTTAGCAGGAAGCTTACCCTTGTGAACAAAAGTTGTTTTGCAGGGTCTCCCTTGGCCACAACCTGTATTAATAATAGACAAATAATTACCAAGACAACCGAACCGATATAGCCGTAAACATACCCTTTTGCGGAAAGTGCATCCTGTTTGTCCCTTGTAGCGATATCCGGAAGGAACGAATTATAAAATACAAGACTGCCCCAAAATCCGACACTTGCCGTAATGCTGAACAGAAGCCCAAGGAAGACATTGTGCATACCGGTAAACATGGCCAATCCCATACAAGAAGTGGCCCCCAGATAACAGAAAAACTGCAGAAAGGATTTTTTATTCCCGATAGTATCTGCTAATGATGAGAGAAACGGAGACAACAATACCACGATAAAGAAAGAAATCGTTAACGAATATCCGTACACGGCATCCGGCTGGTATTCTTTTCCAAAAATGGTAATCATGTGTCTTACCGGAACATCAATCCAGGACTTTGTTTCTTCCACATATTCTTTCTTTTCGTACGCTGTAGTAAGAATGGAATAATAAATGGGGAAAATGGTAGAAGTAATAACGAGAGAGTATACTGAATTGGCCCAGTCATAGACTGCCCAGGCTTTCATAATCTTCGGGTTATTCTTTATGTTTTGAGTTTCGTGGTTCTCAATTTCAGACATTTCAAATAATATTAGTAGCACAAAAATAGGAAAAGGATCGAATATTCGTAAGTTTTTATTTTGTTTGGGAGAAATTTTATTGTTGGCTTAAAATTAAATTGTTTTCATACTTCTTTATTGTCACTGTGAAAAGTATTTTTATCGCAAGGATAAATAAAGAAGATCTTAATTATTTTGAATGTTTTAAAGATAACAATGACACTTCGTTTAGTGAAGTAATACCAAATCTAGTACTCTTGAATATGGTCAAAGATTGAATACTGTCCAAACTTAGCCCTGATCGAACGGCATGTCTGAGCTCTTTTCCGGTTTTAGTTTTTGCGGCGGCTCCGCCGCCGCAAAAACTAAAACCGGAAAAAGCGAGTAGTGAGAGCAGGAAAAAGCTCCTAAAAAGATAATTCAACAAACTTAAAAACTCCTCATAAAAAAATCCGAAAGCAAACACTTCCGGATTCTGATTTTTATCTAACAACTATTTATTGTAAATTTTCGATAACGATGGCAGAAGCACCGCCTCCACCATTACAGATGGCAGCTGCACCATATTTGCCGTTATTTTGTTTCAAAACATTGATCAGCGTAACAATAATTCTTGAACCTGAACTTCCAAGCGGGTGACCAATAGCTACTGCTCCACCATTTACATTCACTTTAGAAGCATCTAATCCCAGAATTTTATTGTTGGCAAGGCCTACTACAGAGAAAGCTTCGTTGAACTCGAAGAAATCGATATCTGTAAGTTCCAATCCTGCTTTTTTAAGCGCAATCGGTAATGCTTTTGAAGGTGCAGTAGTGAAATCTTCCGGAGCCTGAGCCGCATCTGCATAAGAAATGATTTTTGCCAATGGCTTAAGTCCCAATTCTTCCATTTTCTCTTTAGAAACGAGGATCAAAGCAGAAGCCCCGTCATTTAAAGTAGAAGCATTTGCTGCTGTTACCGTTCCCTCTTCTTTTTTGAATACGGTAGGAAGCGTTGGAATCCTGTCGAAGCTTACAGATTTGTATTCTTCATCTTCAGCAAATATTACAGGTTCTCCTTTTCTCTGCGGAATTTCTACCGGTACTACCTCATCGGCAAATTTTCCTTCGCTCCATGCTTTTGCAGCTCTTTTATAAGATTCGATGGCAAAATTATCCTGTTCTTCTCTGGAAATGCTGTAGTCTGTTGCGCACTTTTCTGCACAAACACCCATGTGAACTTTATTGTACACATCTGTAAGCCCGTCCAGAACCATTCCGTCCTGCATTTTTACGTCACCTAATTTAGTGGCATTTCTTGCGTTGTAATAGTGTGGAACCGAAGACATATTTTCCATACCTCCAGCAACGATCACATCAGCATCACCCGCTTTTATCGCCTGTGCAGCCATCGTTACAGCCTTCATCCCTGAAGCACAAACTTTATTTACCGTAGTGGAAGGCGTTTCGTTTGAAAGACCAGCTCCCAAAGCAACCTGACGCGCAGGTGCCTGACCTTCTCCAGCCTGTAAAACATTCCCCATATAGATTTCCTGAACCTGTTTCGGATCAAGATTAATTTTGTCTAATGCTCCTTTTACGGCAACAGCTCCAAGCTTTGTAGCAGGAACAGCTGATAAACTTCCCAGAAAGCTCCCCATTGGAGTTCTTACTGCGGAAACAATGAATACTTCTTTCATTTTTATAATTCTATTTTTATTCTAAATATACTTCAGGAATTCGTTATTTTAAGATTTATATCTGTGTTTATATAGATTGATATTATTCTAAAAATCAATCATTATTTTCTGCCGGCCACAATAATTATAATGGCTCCCAGAAATTCAACAATCCATCCCCATCTGAGTTTTACAATACCTGCGAGCTTATCCTGCCAAGATTTAAAAGGCATAAAGCTGAAATACTGTAAAGCCTGAAACTTCACGGCAAAAAGGGTAAATATGAATAACAAAATCAGAAGAACAGCAAAAATTCTCGAGATTTTAATACTGTTATTAACAATACCGAACAAGGTCCCTGCAGCAAGAACCCAGCATGCAATAGCAAGTAAATAATCGAGCTCCCAGTAGTTCCAGTTTCCGATCACGGGAACGTGAACAAGCGGCAGAAAACTTCCCGCTACCACCAATATTAACCCTAATAACTGAATATTTTTCATAAATCTTAAAGTGCCAAAATACAAAAAAAAACACACTTACAATAAGTGTGTTTTAAAAGTAAATTTTACCTAACTATCATTCATGAATGATAATACAATTAATAAAAATTTAACTATTATGTAATATAAAATTAGAATCATTATATAATCAGAAATTCACATTCATTATTTCCAGACCAATCTGAAGTCCATATTTGTGACTGAGGGTTGTATTATTATTAAATGCAGGCGTAAAATCTTTCTGAACATAAATATTAAATCCGGCATATCCTATTCCCAATTTCGCTCCGAAAATCAGATCGTTAACTCCGTGATTAATGCTTTCCCTTTCTACAATTCTTCTGCTGTAATCATTGGAATAACGATTGTAAATATTGCTGGAAACTCTTACTCCACCATACACTCCTGCAACTACAGTAAACTGACTGGCTTTATTATCAAGATATTTTGTTCCGTTATAATCCACGTATTTAGGATTAAGCACAAATCTCAAATCAACAGGAATAAAAAGATAATGGTTGTTGATATGCGTATCTTTCAGATTTCCTTTAGTAAAATCTTTGATATCTAAGATTTTATTTTCCTGAGTAAAAGTTTTTCCATATTTAGCCTTTGACTGATCCCAGCGGTATCCCAGTCCGATACGATAGAAAACGGGACTTCTGTAACCTCCGAGCTGATTTTCATAGCGGGCTACATACACAGCAGAATTGAAAATCGTATTCTTAAATTCCGAACTGCTGTTTAAAAAAGCAAAAGGCTTGTCTTTGGTGGTATAGCTTGTTCCAACAATTGAAACAGCGTATTCCCAGGTACGGAGGTAGTCCGCAGGATTCTTTTTATCCTCATCCATGCGTATTTTCAAACCTCCAAGTCCTACAACAATTTGGTTTTTATCTTTTGCCAGAGAATCAATGGGTTTTAATACAGCATCCTTCACCATTTCGCGGGTTGCCTCTTCAAATTCTGTTTTCCGGGCGTCTATTTTTTCATTAATGGATTGTTCATATTTTGAAGCTATATCCGCTTTAAGCCTCTGTTTTTCATCAGCTCCGATTTTATTTTTCTTAAAGTCCTTATCAATATCGTCAAGCTCCTTATTCATTTTTATTTTCTCAGAAATGACAATGCTGTCTATTTTTCTGGAATAATCTGTCATGGAATTATTAACGGGCGGATTTTCCTGCGAAAACGCGTATGAAAATGACATAAGAGCCGTCATTAAGGCAATTTTTGTTTTCATATAAATAATTATTATTTAAAACACTATTTTAGTGCTGGTCATTTTCTGGCCAGTATGTATTTGTAAAAAGATTTTTATTTTATTTGGGATCTACGTAAACAGTCACTCCAAGAACGGTTACATTTTCCACTTTAGGTTTGGGCTTTTCAAAATTAAAAATCCCAAGTTTGATATCATTTTTCTGGGAAGTTTCCCGGGCTTTATCAAATTCTCTTCCCAATAACAGCTCGTTTGAATTGATATATGTTGGTTTGGCCAATTTATTCTGTGCAATTACCGGTGTGTGGTTTTCTATTTTGGCAGGTGCAATATCTATTTTTACGTTTTCAGCGGCTAAATGTTGTAGTTCGACTTCAGGAATTACGGTTTTAAACTTTTTCTCTGTTGTATTTTTCTCTAAAGATAAGTCCGCTTTCTTTTTCTGATACCGGGCGATTTTAACATCAGTTGTTTTGTCTTTAATAGGTGCTTCCGATTTATCAAAATTTCCCTGGTTTTGTAATTCGGGATTGATAGGATTTACCGTTTTTTCCAAACCTTTTTTTACAATGTAATCTATTTCATTATTATCAAAAGTACTTTTCTCAGCATTAAAATAAAAAACAACACCTATGGAAACGAAAAGTAACAATACCGCTGCATATTTCCACCATTGAAAAGATTCTTTTAAAACTCTTTCCGGCTTACTCTCTAACTTATCGTCCAATCTGCTCCAAAGATCGGGGGAAGGCTTTATTTCAAGCTCTTCGTAGCGGGATTTTAATTTATTTAGCATATTGTTTTTCATCCTTTTTCTGTTTTAAAAAATCTGTGATCCATTTTTTGGATTTACTGAGCTGACTTTTGCTAGTCCCTTCAGAAATATTAAGAATTTCTGCTATTTCATGATGTTTTCTTTCTTCAAAGACATAGAGGTTAAAAATAATCCTGTAGCCATCCGGCATTTTAGAGAAAATTTCATCAACATTAATATCCTGCACTTCTTCGTTCCATTCATCATCGCGATACTCAATTTCACTAATCTCCACATCTGAGTATAATATATTTTTCCTTTTCCTGATAAAATTGATGGAATTATTTACCACTATTTTTCTCAGCCAGAACGGAAAACTTTTCCATTCCTTACATTCTTCAATCTTTGAAAAGCAGACAAAAAAAGAATTCATCACAATGTCTTCCGCATCATGGATATTGTTGACATATGAATTTGCAATGGCGAGCATTTTTGCCGAAAACATTTCGTAGAGGACCTTTTGGCCTTTCCGGTCATGTTTTTTTGCCTGTTGGAAATTCTTTTCTAAATGCTTCATGTATCTGTTTCTATCTATAAGACGGAAGATATCCGGAATAGTTGCCTGAAAAATAAAAAAAAATTGCACTTTATAAGAAAAGTGCAATCTAATATATTCGTTATCAATATATAATTAATGTTTAACCTGGGAAATTTCTTCCGGATTGTGTTTATGCTTAAATAATACCGCGAATAAAACCGCAAGAATTAATGCATAGGCAGCAAATGAAAGCCAGATGTTATGCCAGTCTTTTACCATTACCACTGATGAAAGTGTTCCGTCCGGATTCACCATAGCGTTAAAACTTTTCTTTAAAATTTCTAAAAATGTAGGATTATCCGGAGAAGTTTCCAGGTAAGCGGATAAAGAAGACGCTGTGGTAAATTTGTGAGTGAAAAATTTGTCGATTGCCCATCCAGCAGCATAACTTCCGAACACCGCCCCAAAACCATTGGTCATCATCATAAACAGTCCCTGTGCTGAAGAACGGATTTTTTTATCTGTGGTCGTTTCCACGAAAAGTGATCCTGAAATATTGAAGAAATCGAATGCCATTCCGTAAACAATACAGGAAAGAACAATGAGGCTTAAGCCAAACCCTTCAGGAACGCCATATGCAAAGAATGCAAATCTTAACACCCAAGCGATCATTGACATAAGCATTACCTTTTTAATTCCGAATTTTTTCAAGAAAAATGGAATTGCTAAAATAAACAATGTTTCAGACACCTGAGATATCGACATAATAATGGTTGAACGTTTTACAACGAATGAATCTGCATATTTTGGAAAATGTTCAAACTCACTTAAGAAAACATCACCATAAGCGTTGGTAAGCTGTAATGCCGCTCCCAATAACATGGAGAATAAGAAGAACAGGGCCGTTTTATAATCTTTGAATAATTTAAAAGCATTCAGTCCCAGCTGTTCCGCTAGCGGTGCGTTTTTATCAATTAATTTCTGAGGCGGACATTTAGGAAGTGTTAATGCATAAATTCCAAGAAATACCGCAACTCCCCCTGCAATATAAAATTGTCCTTCCGTAGCTTTATTTCCTGTAAGATTGGTTATCCACATGGCCACGATAAAACCTATTGTTCCCCACACACGGATTGGCGGAAAATCTTTCACCACATCCAGATCACTGTTTTTAAGAACCGTATATGAAATAGAATTAGCTAATGCAATCGTAGGCATGTAAAAACACATGGCTAAAAGCATGACATAGAAAAACGAATCGGGGTCTGCCGAATGCGGTAAAAAGAAAAGAACAATTCCGTAAAGAATATGCAAAGCTGCAAATATGCGTTCTGCATTCACCCACCGATCGGCAATAATACCGGTTATGGTAGGCATAAATATGGAAGCGATCCCCATAGTTCCGAAAACGGCTCCAAACTGTGCCCCATCCCAGTGTTTTGTCCCAAACCAGAAATTGGCCATTGTAATCAGCCAGGCTCCCCAAACGAAGAACTGAAGAAAACTGAGGATGGTAAGTCGTAATTTTAAATTCATCTTTTATATAAATATCTTTTAATCGATTTTCTTTTTCCTCCTTTTAATTTCTTCCTGGATTTCCAGAGCAGTATCATAATCTTCTTCCTTCACCGCTTCATCCAGCAATTTCTGCAGCTCCTCCATAGAAACTGATCTCAGGCTATCTTCCGTATTCACCGTTTCCGAGAAGGTCTCCTCTTCTTTGGACACATCTTCCAGCTCCAGAAGTATTCCTGCTTCATTGAGAACCTGCTGTGTGGTAAAAATAGGAGCATCAAATCTTACGGCCATCGCCACGGCATCAGAAGTTCTTGCATCAAGAATAAGTTCTTCTTCCGTTGTTTTATTTTTAAAATTAATATTAGAGAAGAAAACGCCGTCCACAATCTGATAAATGATAACGGAAACGAGTTCATAATTGGCAGAAACTATAAATTTTGTAAATAAATCGTGCGTAAGAGGGCGAGGCGGATGTATATCTTTCTCTAACCCCAGAGAAATGGATTGTGCCTCGAAATTTCCTATAACAACAGGTAATTTTATATGTGTTTCTTCATGTTCCAATAATAATGCGTACGCCCCTGATTGGGTCTGGCTGTACGATATTCCGCGAATAATTAGCTGTTTATAATCCATAAGTACAAATATAGATTAATTTTTGAAAGTTTTTTTTACTTTTTAGACAAAAATAAAAGCCCGAAAGGGGCTTTTACAGGTGATTATAATGATTGGTGAATTGTGAATTTTATTTTCATAACTCAATTTCGTTTTGCAGGTAAATTTTTAATTTAAATTAACAAGCCTAACGAATTGACTCTCCACAATTGACTTCTCTTATCCTTTTATTGCTTTGATTTTCTCTGTTAATGCAGGGATAATCTGGAAAGCATCTCCCACAACACCGTAATCAGCTGACTTGAAGAATGGTGCTTCTGCATCGCTATTGATTACTACGATTGTTTTTGAAGAGTTTACTCCTGCCAGGTGCTGAATTGCTCCCGAGATACCTACCGCAATGTATAAATTCGGGGAAATCGCCTTACCGGTCTGTCCAACGTGTTCTGTGTGAGGTCTCCATCCGATATCAGAAACCGGCTTAGAGCATGCTGTAGCAGCTCCTAAAACGTTTGCCAGATCTTCGATCATTCCCCAATTTTCCGGGCCTTTCATCCCTCTTCCTGCAGAAACTACCACTTCAGCTTCTTTAAGATCCAGTTTTCCAGAGCTCTGCTCGTGAGAGATCACTTTCGTGTCTTCATTGGCAACAGAAAGGTTTTTTACCTCTTCTGTTCCTGAAACCGGGCTTTCTTTAACCCCGAAAGCATTTTGTGAAACGGTGATGATAACACCCGCCGATTCAGCTTTTGCATGCATAAAGCCTTTTCCTGAGAAAGCTCTTCTTTTTACCTGAAGCGGTGAAAGACTTTCCGGAGCCGCCAATACGTTGGTAATTAAGGAATGACCGTTCATTACAGCCAGCATTGGAGCGATAGATGATGCATCAGTAGTATGAGGGAAAACGATAATATTGCCGCCTGCCACTTCACTTACTGCCTGAGCATAAGCTTTTGCCGAGAAATTTTTAAGACCTTCGTCTTTGATGTTGATTACATTGGATGCTCCATATTTATATAACAAATCTGAAGAATCTGTTGGATTTACAGAGATCGCCGTCACGGTATCTCCAGCCTGGTCTGCAACAGCTTTGGCATAAGAAACTGCTTCAAAGGCTGCTTTTTTGTAAACTCCGTTTATATTTTCTGCGTATACGAATACTGCCATTTTAAATTTGTTTAAGGATTAATGTTCAAGATTCAAGGTTACCAAATTATTGTTATTTGACAAATATTTTATTCAATATCAATTGTCTTGAAATCTTTTTACTTTTACTTGATTCTTATTAAATTACTTTCGCTTCTTCGTGAAGTAATCTTACCAGCTCGTCAAGATTGTCCGGAGACACCATTTTTACGGCAGCTCTTGGCGGAACGCTGTCAAAAGAAACACCCTGAACTTTTACTTCTGACGAAGAAGATTCTACCACCTGCAAAGGTTTTGTTCTTGCAGACATAATTCCTCTCATATTCGGGATAATCAGATCTTTTTCATCTACCAATCCTTTCTGACCTGCGATTACTGCCGGCAGCTTTACAGAAATAGTTTCTTTACCTCCTTCAATTTCTCTTACTGCAGTTGCTTCACTTCCATTCACATCAAGTCCTACGGAAGCATTTACAAAAGGCTGATTTAATAATTGAGCAACCATTCCCGGAACAGAACCACCGTTATAGTCGATAGATTCTTTACCGCAAAGGATCAGGTCATAACCGCCATTCTGAGCTACAGCAGCGATTTCTTTAGCGGTTGAAAAACTATCTTTAGGATCAAGATTTACCCTTACCGCATCATTTGCACCGATAGCCAGTGCCTTTCTTATAACAGGCTCGGTAGTGGCATCACCTACGTTTATTACGGTTACTGTTGCACCCTGAGATTCCTGTAATTTAATTGCTTTTGTTAATGCAAATTCATCAAGCGGATTGATCACCCACTGAATTCCGTTTTTGTCGAATGCGGACTTATCCGCCGTAAAGTTAATTTTAGAAGTAGTATCAGGAACACTACTTATGCAAACTAATATTTTCATATGTTGTTTTAATTTTTTATTGCCCTGAAGCCTTAAAGTTTCAATCGCTAATATAATTAAAAAATATATTATGCATGCATAATACTTATTAATTTATTATTCAGCGCATTAGATGTATTTAATTTGCTGGTTTTGTTGCCCTAAATTCGATCTTACTTGGTAAAACCCTTGAATTCATATTTAAAATATCAAGAACAAGGCTGCCCATATCTTCCGGCTGAATCTTCCATGCATCTTTTTCAGAAGGAATATTACCGTTGAAATGGGTTGCCACAGAACCCGGCATGATGACGGTAGATTTGATATTGTATTTTCTGAGGTCGATCATTGCGGCCTGTGTAAATCCTACTACTCCAAACTTTGAAGCATTGTAACCTGCTCCGTTTTCGAAAAAGTTAGCTCCTGCCAGACTTGAAATGGTGATATAATAGCCTTCCGTCTTTTTAAGTTCTTCTACAGACGCTTTTAATGTATAAAAAACTCCTGTTAAATTCGTTTCAATCATATCATTCCATTCTTCTGCTGACAATTGATCTACAGGCTTGAAAACACCAAGTCCTGCATTGGCAATAACAAAATCCAGCTTCCCGAACTTTTCAACCGCATATTTCACGGCCTCCTCTTCGCTTTCAAGGCTTCTTACATCAGAAACGATTCCCAGAACATTTTCAGAATACTTTTTTAATTCCTGTTCGGCTTTCTCAACATCATCTCTTTTTCTCCCTGAAAATGCGACAGAGACCCCATTTTCAAGTAAAACTTTTGCAATTCCGAATCCTATTCCTTTGGTTCCGCCTGTAATATAGGCTACTTTATCTTTTATCATATTTTTTGATTTAGTTCTTAAAAATAAGAAAAACGCCCCGTTTGGAGCGTTTTATAAGTACTAATATTTGTCAGTATTTTATTTTTTAATGAATTTCTGAGTAGAAGTTCCTTCTTTAGTCTCTACAGTAATTAAATACGTTCCTGTAGAAAGAGATCTCACATCAACCTGCGAACCGTTCATTTTAACTTCAATTTTTCTTCCAGTCATATCAACCACAGAAACTGCATTGATTTTTGAATCGGTTTTGATGTTTAGGATGTCAGATGTTGGGTTTGGAGAAATTGATAAGAAAATATTGTTGTGAGTAGTTTCTTTGGTTCCCAAAACAGATGTTAAACTAAATGTATCAAGCAATAATGCTGTTGCTGTAGTTGCAGCAGTTGCAGCAGTTTCATTGCTAAATATCAGGTAATAAATTCCGGTGGTAGGAACTGTAAAACTTGCAGATCTCTGTACATAGGTTAAACCATTAACAGTTATCGCTGTACCAATTTGTGTCGCACCGGTTAAGCTTCTTGTTGTGTTATAATACAGTTTTAATGTCATAGGCACAGTACCACCAGCAGTAGTTAATGCATATAATCTTGTATAAAAATTAAAGTTATTTGCATTACCAGCCTGAAGACTTAAAGCTCTAGAATAAAGTTGTGAATTACTAGCTGTAGTTGATGTCGTTGTATAGAAGAAACCATCCGCTGTATGTGCTAAAACCTCAGCAGTCGGATCAGTTGGATCATCTTCAGAACGAGACCAGCCACTACCTGAGAATCCATCAGATAAATTAGGAGCATCAAAGCTGTTAGAATATGGAGTGGTCTTCGCTAAAAATAATGAAAAAGGACCTACCCAAGCGCTCTGAGTCGCACCACAATTACTTCTGATATAATAACTTAGATTTTGACTTGATGGTAAACTATTTAACTGCGCACTGTTTGTTGTTGAATTAACAGTTGTACCAGCTCCTAAAGTAAAGCCGGAAAGACCATGCTGAACATCATATGAACTAGGATTGCCTATCGCTGCGCCCCAACCTAATGTGGCTGAATTTAAAGTGATCGCCGTAGGTGAAGTTACACTAAATTCATTTGGTCTTATACAACTTGAAGCATTAAACGTCAAAGACCAAGAAAATCCTGCTGTGCTCCATCTATTATCCCATTGAATATAATAAGTTGTTCCTGAAGCAACCGGAAAAGTAACCGATGATTTGTAATTTGTAGCACTTACATCATCATTTCCGCCATAGCAGGCAAGTGCTGCACAGGTACCCGATAAAATTGAAACCCTAGTATCAGTACTTGCAGGATTTGCTGCTAAGTCTGAAGAAACTGTAACTTCTCCATTAGCCGTCGCAGTATATTTATACCACAACGCTTTAGGGGTTGCTGGGTCTCCATTGGGAGCACAAGTCCCTACATATGTACCAGTTATTGTAGGTGCTGTATAAGTACCTGCTGTTACCGTAGTGGCTGTGGCGCAGGTTAACTGAGCATTTACCAAATGGGTCATCCCACCAAGTAAAACTAATAAAACTTTTTTCATAATACTTATTTAAAATTATTACTGTAAATATAAATTTTCCTGTGATTCCAAACAAATTTTATTTATAAAAATAAAAAATCCTTAAGAATAGTACCTTAAGGATTAATATTTATTATTTGGAATAATTCTCAAAAAACAGCGGTATACTCTCGATTCCTTTATAGAAATTGAATAATCCGTAATGTTCATTTGGTGAGTGAATTGCATCAGAATCCAATCCGAATCCCATTAATACCGACTTCGCTCCCAACACCTGCTCAAACATGGCGGTAATAGGAATACTCCCACCGCCTCTGTAAGGAAGAACTTCTTTTCCGAAAGCAGTTTCCATAGCGTGTTTTGCAGCCATAAATTCTTTTGTATCAGTTGGTAAGACATACGGCATTCCTCCGTGATGCGGCGTAACTTTTACCTTTACATTTTCCGGAGCTATTTTTTTAAAATAATTTGTAAATTTTTCGGTAATTTCTTCGGGAGTCTGATAAGGGACAAGACGCATCGAAATTTTAGCAAAAGCTTTTGATGGAATTACCGTTTTGGCACCTTCGCCTGTATAGCCGCCCCAGATTCCGTTGCAGTCTAATGTTGGACGAATAGATGTCCGTTCCAGTGTAGTATACCCTTTTTCACCTTCCACACCGTTCAGTCCGATTGATTTTTTAAATTCTTCAGGATTGTCTTTCAATTTGTTCATATC comes from the Chryseobacterium nepalense genome and includes:
- a CDS encoding T9SS type A sorting domain-containing protein — translated: MKKVLLVLLGGMTHLVNAQLTCATATTVTAGTYTAPTITGTYVGTCAPNGDPATPKALWYKYTATANGEVTVSSDLAANPASTDTRVSILSGTCAALACYGGNDDVSATNYKSSVTFPVASGTTYYIQWDNRWSTAGFSWSLTFNASSCIRPNEFSVTSPTAITLNSATLGWGAAIGNPSSYDVQHGLSGFTLGAGTTVNSTTNSAQLNSLPSSQNLSYYIRSNCGATQSAWVGPFSLFLAKTTPYSNSFDAPNLSDGFSGSGWSRSEDDPTDPTAEVLAHTADGFFYTTTSTTASNSQLYSRALSLQAGNANNFNFYTRLYALTTAGGTVPMTLKLYYNTTRSLTGATQIGTAITVNGLTYVQRSASFTVPTTGIYYLIFSNETAATAATTATALLLDTFSLTSVLGTKETTHNNIFLSISPNPTSDILNIKTDSKINAVSVVDMTGRKIEVKMNGSQVDVRSLSTGTYLITVETKEGTSTQKFIKK
- a CDS encoding electron transfer flavoprotein subunit beta/FixA family protein, translated to MKILVCISSVPDTTSKINFTADKSAFDKNGIQWVINPLDEFALTKAIKLQESQGATVTVINVGDATTEPVIRKALAIGANDAVRVNLDPKDSFSTAKEIAAVAQNGGYDLILCGKESIDYNGGSVPGMVAQLLNQPFVNASVGLDVNGSEATAVREIEGGKETISVKLPAVIAGQKGLVDEKDLIIPNMRGIMSARTKPLQVVESSSSEVKVQGVSFDSVPPRAAVKMVSPDNLDELVRLLHEEAKVI
- a CDS encoding SDR family oxidoreductase, which gives rise to MIKDKVAYITGGTKGIGFGIAKVLLENGVSVAFSGRKRDDVEKAEQELKKYSENVLGIVSDVRSLESEEEAVKYAVEKFGKLDFVIANAGLGVFKPVDQLSAEEWNDMIETNLTGVFYTLKASVEELKKTEGYYITISSLAGANFFENGAGYNASKFGVVGFTQAAMIDLRKYNIKSTVIMPGSVATHFNGNIPSEKDAWKIQPEDMGSLVLDILNMNSRVLPSKIEFRATKPAN
- a CDS encoding electron transfer flavoprotein subunit alpha/FixB family protein, giving the protein MAVFVYAENINGVYKKAAFEAVSYAKAVADQAGDTVTAISVNPTDSSDLLYKYGASNVINIKDEGLKNFSAKAYAQAVSEVAGGNIIVFPHTTDASSIAPMLAVMNGHSLITNVLAAPESLSPLQVKRRAFSGKGFMHAKAESAGVIITVSQNAFGVKESPVSGTEEVKNLSVANEDTKVISHEQSSGKLDLKEAEVVVSAGRGMKGPENWGMIEDLANVLGAATACSKPVSDIGWRPHTEHVGQTGKAISPNLYIAVGISGAIQHLAGVNSSKTIVVINSDAEAPFFKSADYGVVGDAFQIIPALTEKIKAIKG